The following DNA comes from Maylandia zebra isolate NMK-2024a linkage group LG6, Mzebra_GT3a, whole genome shotgun sequence.
AAATCGAAAGTGATAACCAGCCCTAGTGAAAAGCATTCACCATGTTACAAAACAGCTGATAATGTTACAGTTTTTCATTCTATGGCTTAACCATTATTAATTGGTGTAGATAGTCATGAGTAATGTGTTTGTCAGCAGGATTTAAAATGGATGACGAGTTTCCTGTTCAGTTGAAAGTATTATTTTCATCACTTGCAAGACAGTGCTTCCTGGTGCAAAATAATGTGAAAAGTCTAAAGCTTATTCTTAGCAGTTTTCCATTTTGAAAAGCCATCCAGTGGACCAGATTTTTGGTGGGCCAGATCTGGCCCGTGAGTCAAATGTTTGACATCTCTCTGATGTTGATAGTTGGAATCAATTTGAATTAAGTTAAACTTATCTATATGCTTTTCTGTTCCACAGCTACAGACTGGCAACAAGTCCTCCTTTGAGTCAGGAATTCCAGCCGGCAGTTGACTCCATTCCCCCTTATTCCTCTAAAACTGCGCCATTATATCACAATCTGATTGACACTTATGGAACACATTACATCACACAAGTGTCTCTTGGAGGTGAAATTAAAGCATCCACTGCTGTCAGGACCTGCATGGCTACAATGAATGGACTAACAGATACTGATGTTAGTGACTGTTTGTCAGTTGAAGCTTCAGCTTCTTTTGCAAATTCTGCCCGTATTAAAGCAGAGTATGAACActgtcagagaaagaaaaacaagttgggGTCTAATCAAAGTTTCAGCAGTTCATTTAATGAGCGGCACACAGAAGCCATTGGTGGAGATATTGATGGAGGTGATATCCTCTTTGCAGGCCAATCTGACCCCTCGGCCTATAAAAACTGGCTCATTTCTCTTAAAAGTATCCCTGATGTGGTCCAATACAACTTAAAACCCCTACACACCATACTGCCATTAAATCATCCTGCCAGGGCGGGACTGAAGCGAGAAGTGGAGCAGTACATTAAGAAAAATGCAGTGCTGAagaaatgttcagaaacctgTAAGATTGGGCACCGATCAAACGCAAGAGATCCTTGTGCTTGTGTCTGCAACAGTAACCAGAACATCAAGTCAAACTGCTGTCCTGCTGGGAAAGGTCTGGCAACCTTAAAGGTGTTCAAACTTTATGCAAAGGGTCTGTATGGTGACAAGTGGACTCAGACAGATGGTTCAGTGGAGGTGACATATGGTGATCAGAAAAAGCGCACTGATATTATAAGTAATGATGACAACCCTAGATGGAGAGAAACATTTGAGTTTGgaaccatcaccatcaacatgaaaaacaaacttaaatttGCTGTGTATGATGAGGACACTTACTGGAACAGTGATCTGTTAGGCAAGTGTTCATTTGATCTGCGAGCAGGGAAGGTGAGCGACAGCTGCATGCTGAATCATGGGACCTTCTTCTTTTCCTACACCGTAGAGTGCGCACCAAGTCTTAGTGGGAACCAGTGTCAGGAGTATATCCCCTCGGCCATGAGTCCGTCTTTGGCTGAGGTTTTCCACACCAGAAATGGGGTTCTTCTTGGAAAGATTGGGAATAAGTATGAGGAGTCAGTAAATGTGTGAGTTCAATGCTAAATGTCACTGATGAGAGATGAGTCAATAAGAGAATAAGGATTTGACCATCTGCTGAATATCTATGTGCTTGTATTTCATGGcattctgtgt
Coding sequences within:
- the LOC143419106 gene encoding perforin-1-like, with protein sequence MAKLWHVLLLCWAWSPLCLPSSVSFIGTPQECEKAHFVPGYNLGGEGFDIVTMERKGAYVIDTETWKIGNGSCRMYCNRYMNGEKQKVPVAVVDWRTLPKCSLKVSSVVYDSVETLVNDSTSSVSNNWKIGLDIPVDPSVTVGVGFGGSHSRDSTFAMKKSKQDRYTFLHHSINCHYYGYRLATSPPLSQEFQPAVDSIPPYSSKTAPLYHNLIDTYGTHYITQVSLGGEIKASTAVRTCMATMNGLTDTDVSDCLSVEASASFANSARIKAEYEHCQRKKNKLGSNQSFSSSFNERHTEAIGGDIDGGDILFAGQSDPSAYKNWLISLKSIPDVVQYNLKPLHTILPLNHPARAGLKREVEQYIKKNAVLKKCSETCKIGHRSNARDPCACVCNSNQNIKSNCCPAGKGLATLKVFKLYAKGLYGDKWTQTDGSVEVTYGDQKKRTDIISNDDNPRWRETFEFGTITINMKNKLKFAVYDEDTYWNSDLLGKCSFDLRAGKVSDSCMLNHGTFFFSYTVECAPSLSGNQCQEYIPSAMSPSLAEVFHTRNGVLLGKIGNKYEESVNV